The DNA segment TAATTTtagacattaatatatatacataaatataaatccacaaataattttaatactaTGATTttatagtataatttttatatttatttataataatatgacttttaaatattttataattatataaagcATTAATAtcgttaatttattatttaattaatgttGTTTTGGTAGTCAACCAGTAATAATTATTCCGTAAACACGATAATTTCTAACCGATAGTCTTACAAATCGCTTAATTATGTTTAAAACCACAACAAACTGCATCTATAAATTTTTTGCAACCACTGCGTCTACACACCCTAATATCGCTAATGTTGATAAAGGTTTTGAGAAAATAGTTGTGGCTCGTGAACCTAGTgaaaaaacatcaaatatgATATAAAATCAGTAGTGAATTATTTAATAGCTAGtcatagaaatttataaattatgaatATATAGATTGATTTTAAAAGATATAGTTCATTTAATATTCGAATAAAGCCACACAAATCTCAGGCACAAAATGCTCAATACTAATACATAGTTTTAAGAGAAATTACATCGTATGACGctcaaaaatttaataattcacTATATAGCTAATTGCCTTAATATACTTATACACCATGTGCCTTTTCTGTAATAATTTCTTTTTGCCCTTTGATGCAACCGGGAACctgtaaacaaaaataaattaaattaacaatatttacctTTCACAAGTAAATCTTAGCTTTTGGAAATTCACATAGTTTCTGAAAGTAATTTTCTTTGGTAACTATGTAGAAAGTGAATTGTCTCTCTTTCATATTTGATTCACCGTGTCGCCATCAATACTATTTCCGGAGTTTCTTTCCCTAGAAGAAGCCCGTCTGCAACAACTTTCTTGGTTACTGACAGGAAGCTTCACTGAATCTAAAATCTACTGAGTCGCCGTCGATGTTAGACTAGACTCGTGCAGCGAGAGACGTATAATATTTTGGGCTTTCAAAACCAAGTTTGGCTAAGAAGATGGTTCTTGACGGCGAGTTGAAGTCGCAATTACTGATTAGAGTTTGGTGAGCATATTAGAGGAGGATAATTCAGAATGGTAAGTTGCTTTGCTATTCTTAAGTTCTCCGAATTTGCATTCATTCATTGTTGTATGCCGGAATCTGGTTTTGCAAAGTAAACTAATCGAAAGTTTGGATTTTTCTGtttataaaaattgttatttatattCCATTTGCAAGTCAGTATAGCTGCTTGCGTATATACATGAAATAGACTCGATGACGATAACTATGTGAACCTCTATTGCTTTGTTTGTTTAAATTTGTAAGGACAATGTATTATCCTCACCCActcaatttatatttatataatattttctttaaaatatagtCATTCAAATTTTAATCAACATAACTAAAAATAGTCTTTAGAAATTTGATTTTACAGTAGATATCCTTAATAATATTAcccttaataaaaaaaataatggctAGTTAATGGCTAATATTAATAATACACAAAAAGTTTACAAAATTATTCCCTGATTAATCCTCTTATAATTATCGAATAATTGATTTGGCGCTAGGTTAGGGTCAAGCGCACACTTTACGCCTAGCGTAATTAACATTGATTTTGATTGCtacaaacaaatattaaaaatttaatttatattatatatatcacACAAGCATATATAACATTTGCGTTAAAATAACCTAAggaaatatagaaatttattttataaactttaaGAACTTTAGTGAGATTAAATTAGGCTTTAAATTGTGATACTGTTTTTTATGTTGTTTTCTGTTGATTAAAggttttttatcaaatattttaatatgaaataataataatatatttatatgattaaatatattttttgataaaaatattttattttatattaaaacttatttccaattttaaattataaataagaccaacttgatgattttaattatttgaggcactttataaatataaataaaatgataaggactaaaatataataatttttaaaataaatcaatacaTTTAGAATGGACTGACATGCGTCAGTTACCAGACATgttttaactatttattatgAGTTTAGATAtgaaattcaaatttttatttagtttaggAATGTTTTGGCACGTTAATATAGTTTGGGTATGTATTTTCTCTGCGTTCATAATGTGGACATGAATAAGCTGTTTTCCTTGGATGGGTGTGAGGTGGGTGCATAGTCTATACGTCCCACCAGTTGTATTATGGTGGGAGTTATGTAAGAATGTGATTGGAAAAACAAGGCTTTAATTGGTGACCAGGttgaatgaaaaaaattatgataaattctttgttcttcatattttataccAGTTGTGTTAAATTTTTCTATCAAATTATTGACATGGGGATCGCATTCTTTTCCTCTAAATTCCTCGTGGATgaatgaaattataaaaaaaaagtttcatattCAACTCTGGTAAGgaacaaaatgaaaagaaaaaaaatcctattttcttatttttttcaattcttCAAATGAACTtttattcattattttgttcattttttcatTAGTCTAGTGGTCACCAATCCAAgtttaaaaagaaaagtaaaatatGAGAGAgagtaaattaaaataaatatatttattctcgtttgaatttgaataatttttttttgtgtatttgACATTCTTCTAACTGTaaccaaagaagaaaaaaaagaagaaaaaaaaatcacttgaTTTGTAAATTTCTAGAGTAAATAAGAgtaattaatttttatcttgATTATTTACTCTAAATGTGTCATACAATGCCCTAGATGCACAATATGAAGAAAATGACATCTGCAATTGACAAGATCATGGACTCGAAGTTTCAAATTGCATGGATTTTAGAATTATTATACGTGATGATTTCAGTAATCTTTCAAATGTATGGATTTTAGAACTGACTTTGAAAAATGTCAAATGTGAATTTTATGATTTTCTTAAAAGAATCTAAAGCTTTGATATAATGAAAGAGATGATAAACATTATTTTAACATTTCAAATTAGAACAAGGTTTATTTATCAAAGCGTAAATCTCAGAAAAGGATAAGCAAGTGTCATGATTTGTGGTCTGAAGATTAATAAGATTTACAGCTTTTCAGTCAACTTTCTTTGTTACtatatttggtttggtttctttttCTATTGATATTCATAgtttagatattttagttttggatTGGGGCTCTACATCTATTTTGGGTTAGTTTCTAGTATTGAAGATTTGGGCTTCCGCACCATTTGATTCATCTTTGATAATGTGCTAATTTGAAACTAAAAGAGCTGAATGTATCAAACGGCTGAGACTTGGTGAATATATAAATAAGCTAGAGATGTGATGGAACAGGTGATCCAAACAAAATAATGTAACCGATAGAACAGTTTGTGATTTTGGAAAATAATATAGACATTAAAAGGAAATAGTGAGCATACTAAAAGATATAAcgttttttttgaaaagtaaaaGATGAAGGGGAAATAttcttctttctattttttcattttaatgctaagaaatgaaagtTCACATTATTTATTGGTAATGAATTATCGTTTTCTTAGGTTATGAATGGTAACATGCGAGACAAATGCGGTACGGTTCAAATATAACCAAAATACATAGATACATAGATATTTGTAGaaatttttattactattaACAGTGGTGCGGTGCGGGATGGTCTGTCGTCATTTGGAcctttaattttagttttccCAATTAGCATCTACATAAATCATTCAAAGAAAAACTTCGAACATGGTGTGGATTTATGATAAATAGTTAAGAGTTTATAGCATCAAAAGATAGCAATATAGTTTTTCCAAAAAGAAATGAGATTGGAACATAGttagaaactaaaatagaatagCATATGAAGGGTTAGTTAGAATTTCGAGTGGTATAAAATAGTTATAGCTGGGGATAAGGAAACAAATAAATGAATGGTACAAGACTCCAGAGGGGAGTAAAGGTTGTCCTTCAATTCACCAGCCGTTGGGATAATTACGGACATACGTACAAAGGAAGGCTCCTCTCTTCTTTTACCTTCTATTCCACTTGATCCCTACACGTGTCCACAATCTTAATtaccaaaataattttattcgttttactttttttttatctcatttactttttcttttatacttttttatttgCTTTTAACTTTTTCGTTTCTCTAATAGCAGTATAGAACCAAAGTCACTAAACGGTCAAGATTTTCGTGTCTCGTTCTTGTAATCAGACCAGGCCTTATGTAGTTGAATGTCTAACAATAAAATATGCCCGGAAACTATTacagtatatatttatattacatCATTTTGATACCTtagatttttatataaaaatttaacaccTAAGGTTGATGtttcataaaatttattttacgaTCAGTACTACTTGTAACGAAGATAAACTAACTAGTTGTAGTGATTCGGTTACTAAAGGATATAAGTTAAAACcatctccaaaaaaaataattctattttgaagtttcaaaactttatatttaaaatttataggtGTTCTTCGGttgtctaaataaaaaaaaagttcttttaCAATTTGcttcaaatttaattttaaaatcttttacattttatattatgatcttttatattttttcataattaatttgAATCCATAcagttttataaataactagcacatatatataaactattacatcaattaattaataaaatattacactaaaatataaaatttacatagtaatacataatcttatatattaaaagagaagtcatgacttctcattcatgtgtgatatttaaaaaaatggactATAACTAGAAATCacaattcatttatttattacttaagAAATGTCACCATTTTTAATCCTTAATTCATTTAAATGTTAAACCAACTCCTACAAATCAGTTAGGTTATTTATTTGGGcttaaaattttcatatatttggtTAAAGATAATTTAGAATACATAGTTTCTTTGGGCTaagtatattattttgatttaaaaattgtCACATTAAATGGTAAAATCTATTAATAcgaaataatatatactatatttataatatctatgatttaacttttttgcaaatacattttatttttaatctttagATTAAATCTAGActttaatatatgtttaatagtataaattgtATCATACTAATTGtatgtaatttatttaaatatatatgtcaatGTTATTTGTTTGATATTAGATagttcactttaaaaaaaaaatactaattgtttaatcaattaatttttaattataatcaaAGAAGATAtaagttaaaattttgttaactTTATAATTTTGAACCCAGTTACCATGTTTTTAGTAATAACattgacatatatatttaaataaattacatacttttaatatatgtttaatttgtatgtaatttatttaaatatatatgtcaatGTTATTTGTTTGATATTAGATAGttcacttttaaaaaaaatactaattgtttaatcaattaatttttaattataatcaaAGAAgatataagttaaatttttgttaACTTTATAATTTTGAACTCAGTTACCATGTTTTTAGtaatgaaaattattttctattttaccaaactacatattttaaatatttataaaaatgaaacaCTTATTCAACAATATAGAAACAAAGATACATAAACAtgttacatttttatataattgatcTGATGGAAAAAAGTATCttgaaaactataatatataccatTCTTAAagtaaaactatatattatgtaaataaaaagaaaattaacacccgcgcggttgcgcggattCAAATCTAGTTTAATATTAAACTACAAGTAAAATATCACATTATTCTATGGGCATATTATTCTATAAAACTATTTCCATATTTAATCAATTAGTGCATCTGTTaagtttattttgtaatatttttgttatctaaatctagttttaaaatatttaattttttattgtaaaGTTTTGCAAAAATATCAAGTACTAAAATGATAaacaacaatatttttaaaaatcataaatgtaGTATGTAATTATAAAAACCAAAATGCaattaaaaaatactttaaagTTTTGAGTCGTGACActtcatatttaaaattttactatttataatttcatatttaaagttattaaagttattttgtagagaataaaaaaaaatatttaaagttatataTTGTCTTTCGTAGATACTCTAAATTCAAACTATCATCTAAAAATAGCTAGTTTAGACGATGAACTTTCTGTCTGTTTTATCGAAATTTTTTGAACGCTTTGATGTGGCTAAACTAATTAAAGTCAGCCAATGAAAATTGAACAAACCAATTTGGTTCCAGTGCGGCGTTTACAAACTCCTTTACGGTTCAGATGGAGTTTATGAAATTAATGATCTTCATTTCAACGCATATTTCAATGTGTGCatatttttagtgttttttgtTGAACAAAACGTTTTAAAACAGTTAAACAAGCCAAACGAAATTTATATGTGTTAAACTACAAGTCTCAGCCAATAAACAAAAGTTAAATGcattttagtttaattaaaatatgaatttcCATTTTTGTGCTGAATTTTTTACTATTcttatttatttgaaattacAATAATGttattagtattttttataAGACATAAGTTAAAATTCATAAGGTTTTATAAAGTTCAATATAGTTATCATTTTGGTTAAAACTGACAATCAAGATATTTTAGATCTACTAAAATTATCGTAAATAATAGATAAattctataaacaaaaaatatagaaatttttgAAGAAATACGATGACTATCACATATTGTTATCtaaatttagttaatttttaactaaatgaAATAGTGTTATAAGGAGGATATGTTCAGATTTTGTTCCTTTAAATTATGGCAAAGCTATCTCAATAGCATAATGCATCCGAAAATGTAATAAGAAActtgaaaattaattttctcttatgaatatatatctaaatttgtaataaaatggttttaaaatagagtaatttttattcatatctagataataattaaaatatttgtagtTCTTTAAGATTAATTAGTTGTACAACTTCTtgataagtttttttcttttgttggttaatattaaaaataataatttatcgtATATCCATTAAGTATAGTTACTATTAAAGATAACgggttttctttttaaaattgaaaagtaAACTCATCATATCTTCCACTCAAATACTTACAAAATTTGAACTTTCTATCATTTTTATACAAATAACTCTTTCTTGCTCGTTTGACATTTTAATAATTACGtttaaattatttctgaaattaAGAAAGAAGTctttaaagaaaatgaaaataaccATCCAATTCCCATGTTGACAAACGCATGAAACTAATAAGTGGACCGTGCAAGTCTTTATTCATTTTGGCATTAGTGGATCGTCCAAACAGCTTATTAAAAGCACTTTATGTTTGCAGTTCAAGAACAGAGGAGTAAAAGAGCGTCTTCCGCTACGTGGTACGCTTATACTGGCTAAGTGTCATCTAATTTTCCTGCAAAATAGCTGTGGAATATATTAAATCTTTTAATTAATTactacaatttatttttaaaattaacatttcCCGAAAATCCCGAAGATGACTGTGAGAGGGATATGCCCGATATTCCACGCCACAGTAGTGGAAGACTGGCGAGGATAAAATCGTAATCCCATCATTACGATTTTACTTACTGACAGTTTTTCCCTAAAAAGGATCTACCGCAATTACTAAAGATCAGTAAAAAACAAACCACACCGTCCCACTAAGAGGGTTAAACGGTAAATTTACAAGTATCACGTAATAATAATTTTGACGAAAAGATATCACGTAATTAAATATGACGTGGCATCATCGCGTCTAGTCACACCTTTTCTTCTTTGGACTCTTCAGCTTCGTCTATCTCTGTGCACCTATATAATCAACCAATCTGGCTTTACCGTAAACAGAAGAAAAATTATTACTATAGTCGGGGAATTGATTCTCGCCGGAGAAATGAATATTCCGGTTACTTTTACCTCTGTGACCGTTCATAGTATCGCTGTTTCCGACACTCGCCGTCATGTGTTCCGTGAAACTCGTCGCTGTTAAGAAACTCCGTTTCCGTCtcttagatttattttttttccttctctttGCTTCGTTTCGTCTTCTTCTAGAAATTTTTGAATTAAACAGTCTCCCTAAGCTTTGATTCGATCTATACGTTTCCGATGAAGATCCAACCGACTGAAACAGATTTTCCGGCGAGTAGAGACTCAGCTAAACCAGTGCTCAAGTCTCGCCTCAAGCGTCTCTTAGATCGACCGTTTACAAATGTTCTGAGAAGCTCAAACTCAGATAAACCACTCATCGAAGCTCAACACGGCCGAGAGGTCGTCTCCGAGTTCGAGCCGAGCTCCGTCGTTTTAGCGAAGATGGTTCAGAACTACATGGAGGATAGCAACGAGAGGCAAGCTAAAAACGGACGCAATCGCTGCAATTGTTTCAACGGGAACAACGACGATAGCTCCGACGATGAATTCGATTTGTTCGGTTGCTCCGTCGAGTCTTTCAACGACGCTTATGACCATTTCAAGGTAACGTAAACCTCTCGATCTTTGCAACCTAAACTTAGTTCTACGTTTAACGAATCGTCCATGGATCTTGATAGAGCTTGATACCATGCGCGAGCCTCATGGAGAGGAATCTATCAGCTGATGCGGCGAAGATTCTGGAGAAGAACAAATCAGTCAAACGAAAAGATGATCTGAGGAAGCTTGTCGTTGATGGACTCTCAGCTCTTGGTTATGATTCCTCAATCTGTAAATCGAAATGGGATAAAACTCGCTCTATACCGGCCGGTACAATCTCTATGAACCGGTTTGCTTCGTCTACTACTTTGTTGATGATTCTCATGAAATTTGATTTCTGAATTTCAGGCGAGTACGAGTACATCGACGTGATTGTAAACGGTGAAAGGGTGTTGATAGATGTGGATTTTCGATCGGAGTTCGAGATCGCACGGCAAACGAATGCTTATAAGGCGTTGCTTCAGTCTCTACCGTTCGTTTTCGTCGGGAAGTCTGACCGGATCAGTCAGATCGTTTCGATGGTTTCGGAGGCGGCGAGGCAGAGCTTGAAGAAGAAAGGTATGCATTTTCCACCGTGGAGGAAAGCTGATTACATGCGAGCTAAGTGGCTGTCTTCGTACACGCGGAACTCCGGCGATAACGTCCCGGAGCCGATGGTTTCGTCCGCCGTCGTGGCTGAAACGGGGATAGATTGTTCGGAGATTGAGCTGAGTTTCGAGGAGAAATTTTTGGCGTCGGTGaattcttcttcctctcctctTAAGTCGGTTGCCGGAAATGATGACGTGGCAGAGGCGGTGGAGAGAGAAGCCAAGGTCGTCACGGGATTAGCTTCACTGTTCAAGGAGAATCCCTAGaaaagattttgaatttttctaatTTTCCTAATTTCCTAGTTAAGAACCACGAGAAAAGTTgccaaataaagaaaaagaaaaaaagaagagaaaatcatataaaaatataacatagaatatcttttttgtttctttttgacCTCTTAAAACTCTCTTTTCCATTTTCAAGGGGGGTTATTACGAGATATACATTTTTACTGAATTATGaattatatttgtgatttaacAGATAAAAAGCGATTATACATTTACtcaaacaaataattatatttgtgtgtgtttttttatcCGCTATCGATTTTGTTCTAATATGATTTTAACGATTAAGTATTAAATGCCTTTTGTAAAATTGTAATGAACTACTATTTGCAaccagaagaaaagaaaaacactcTTCAAGAACATAGATTTATCAACACCATAAGTAATGGAAAGCTGGAGTAGCACTTGTAACAAGAAAGCTTGAATCGGCAACACCATACGTATATATCTATCTTACCGTTTTGGAGAAATATCTTACCCTTTTTTTATAGTAAGATTCAGTATTATATGTGTCCATCCAATCTGAAAACATTACATGTTCATCGAAGTACAAAACTTCGGTATTGTTAATTGATTCATCCTATGTAACCAACCAAACATTGGCGGAATAGATGCAATGGTCGAACATCTGTTGCTTGTTTTAGTCGTTTTGGAATATTTTGGCCaatgtattttgtattttaccTCTGAAAATCAACTAGTCTTCAATGGTGCATGTATCACAGTTTTAGATGGAGGCAGAAAGTAGGAGATTTACAAGATCAGCAATCAACACGTAAGTTTCGTTTGGGATTGAAAAATAGAAAACTAGTAAGAGATATAAATCTCAAGAAAGAGTAAAAACATAAGGTTATTATGTTGTTAATACACTTGATTGTTAATATCTTTGAAAGGCTGCCAcaaataatcattttaaaatacaattattatgttgttAAATTGTAACTGGGAAACTTCAAACGATTAAGACAAGTGCAGTTAAACATTTTGCTTTTTAGGTTCTTGAAATTGTTTTAACCTTTTAGGAAATAATATGTGGCCTTTGTTTAAGAACATGTTGGTGCAAAAGGAACAGAAGATTTATGACAACTCTAATCACATATTTTCATGAACACTgtaatcaaatttattagtGGAATAAGAAAACAAAGCATTTATCAGTGTcagaaacaataaaataaaacacagtACAGGTTATCAGAATTTATATACTAGTATTATTTTACGATGACGGCAGCATTggggaagaaagaagaagatagtgtttttcttttcttgatagCCGTGGAGTGCAAGAGCTGTTCGTTTCAACAGTGTGATATTCCCTTACtgtattttcttttgttcttatTACTTTTTTAGATTATCTACTTGTTCTTGTagtcataatataatttcttaTGTCAGTGATATAAATTCTTCTGCTGCATCATGTTTGATTtgcttatatataaataaatagagCAGATATGATGTCGATACAAACAAAATtaagcaaaaataaaaagatccAAACTTAAATTTCGACTTAAACCCcgtaaaagaaataaaaaagaatgaCCCAATATTCGTAAGAATATATGTCCAtgcatttttttcttctgaaaaaCTATGTCCATGCATTTTCCATTTCGATTTCCTAAATAGTGCTGCCAAATCTCTAGTTTCATAATCTTTTAATTGATTTATGATTTCCTACTGAAGCATGTTATTTTTGTCTCTATTCGttcttaaactttatatacatgtTTCTTCAATATATATTTCCAGTTGAAAAATGTTTTTTCAGTATTTACGCTGAAAGTTTGTTTttgctttagtttttggtttttgtttttgcaaaaaccatttttcatccaatcaagttttagtttttagtttttgtttttgtagaaaccatttgatttgccaatcaagatttctaataaatagattctctaaaatttagggaaactagtatttgaaaagtttaaccaatttgtgaagaaaaactaaaaaccaacttttgtgagcttttaaaaggaaaaacgaattttgatttttttgggaTAGAAACTAcaacatttaattaattaataattaataaataacatTTTCATAAAGATAAATAATCATACAATTTTTGGTACATTAGctataatttaaacaataatgtGATATAACTTATTTGTGTTTAATATCtgcaaaataaatttatatagtttataaataatattaattaattttaaaacttagttattaatttctctatataaaataaataaataatagaataattttaataattactagtcacattaaaaataactaaaattataaaaacataatattttttagtaatacaatatattgtattagtcatgaaaaataaaaatagccattcaattttaagaaaatataaataatttatatgagaaattttataattagtttcaaaattttaagtatttttatttttatataatttataatatttttaaaaaatattgctatataagtttataaaattaaaaataatttatataagaaaaatttcgaagtagtttcaaacttttaaatatttttatttttttgcaatttatataaattttatgataaatattttattataatataatttttaataaaactattataattaaaatatgttattatattttaatttaaaataattatcacaatattttgataattttaattgtaaatataaatatttatttctatttttttgtattatttcaAAGTAactcattaattaatttttgcaaaaataaaaaaaatattgcaaaaccaaaaaccaaaatctaaatctaaaaaccaaaaaccaaaagctgaaaaccaaaaaccaaaatctgaaaaccaaaaactaaaatctaaaaaccaaaaactaaaactaaaaactactgaaacaatcatcacctaacTCAAACTAGActaaacaaaatcaaaaacctGTTTTGTGGTCACAATGCAATGTTCTGTTGATCTTTGAAATGGAAAGATTAAGTTacgttcttttttctttcttgtttggttagaaaataaaatttagttgaAGCTAGAGAACAACTTTCTACATGGACCTAACTTTGTTTCCATAAAGATGTGGTGTTGTGAACTAAAATAAGTTCTCTTGCAAACGATTAAACCATACCGATCGTTATGTAAATGTATTGCAATCATTCATGTGCGGGCACCAAGTAATCCATTATGTGACAATATAatacttttataattttcgatGTCTCATTACAATACaaagtctattttttttttggaaacacaAGCATTTTACATActctaaattatttaattgcAATAATTCTAGGTCGCATGAAGTGGGTAAGAACGGTTACAATAATTTCAGAAGCTGTGGAccctcttttcttttcttaatactaTACCAGTCTTTTTCAGGGATTTCAGGATTTGCCATTATATCTGAgagtagaaaatgaaaaaaatattcccATCGAATATTTAAACTCACATTATCATCATATGTTTCAACATCATTATTACCCTTTTAAACTTTATGATATAGTTTAGTAAATTTCCCTCCTACACTTATCGATACGTAAATGAATGTTTTGATATTGGTGTAATATTTTGATATTGGTGTGATGATTATAATCATTAGCTCTGAACGAGTATCATCAACA comes from the Brassica rapa cultivar Chiifu-401-42 chromosome A01, CAAS_Brap_v3.01, whole genome shotgun sequence genome and includes:
- the LOC103871913 gene encoding uncharacterized protein LOC103871913, producing MKIQPTETDFPASRDSAKPVLKSRLKRLLDRPFTNVLRSSNSDKPLIEAQHGREVVSEFEPSSVVLAKMVQNYMEDSNERQAKNGRNRCNCFNGNNDDSSDDEFDLFGCSVESFNDAYDHFKSLIPCASLMERNLSADAAKILEKNKSVKRKDDLRKLVVDGLSALGYDSSICKSKWDKTRSIPAGEYEYIDVIVNGERVLIDVDFRSEFEIARQTNAYKALLQSLPFVFVGKSDRISQIVSMVSEAARQSLKKKGMHFPPWRKADYMRAKWLSSYTRNSGDNVPEPMVSSAVVAETGIDCSEIELSFEEKFLASVNSSSSPLKSVAGNDDVAEAVEREAKVVTGLASLFKENP